A window from Hydrogenobacter hydrogenophilus encodes these proteins:
- a CDS encoding DUF4416 family protein: MELAKPILSVIYKEEEVLRELLQELSVEHLSESFNFASIQRYYSREMGEGLMKIFLSLEGLIKKEELVSFKLWAMKKEKEFSLHGRRRLNIDPGYVDESHLILASSKKRGGRLYLGKGVYAEIEYLFLYGGFRALYWTYADYRDKRVMAFFEKVRNAFLKELKTTKHGNELRLLSFTEY; the protein is encoded by the coding sequence ATGGAGCTTGCTAAACCCATCTTATCAGTGATCTATAAAGAGGAAGAAGTTCTTAGAGAACTTTTACAGGAGCTAAGTGTGGAACACCTCTCTGAGTCCTTTAACTTTGCATCCATACAAAGATACTACTCAAGAGAAATGGGAGAAGGTCTTATGAAGATATTTTTATCCCTGGAGGGTCTTATTAAAAAAGAAGAGCTTGTAAGTTTTAAGTTGTGGGCTATGAAAAAGGAAAAGGAGTTTTCCTTGCATGGCAGAAGACGCCTTAACATAGACCCTGGGTATGTAGACGAGAGCCACCTTATCTTAGCATCTTCCAAAAAGCGCGGAGGAAGGCTTTACTTGGGAAAGGGCGTTTATGCAGAGATAGAGTACCTTTTCCTTTACGGAGGCTTTAGAGCTCTCTACTGGACTTACGCAGATTACAGGGATAAAAGGGTAATGGCCTTTTTTGAAAAGGTTAGGAACGCATTTCTCAAAGAGTTAAAGACTACAAAGCATGGGAACGAGCTGAGGCTTTTGTCCTTCACCGAGTATTAA
- the accC gene encoding acetyl-CoA carboxylase biotin carboxylase subunit, translating to MIKRVLIANRGEIAVRVIRTCRELGLKTVAIYSEADRESMHVKLADQSICIGPAEAVKSYLDIPRIMSAIEVSGADAVHPGYGFLAENPKFAEIVKASKKIFIGPSAQTLELIGDKIRAKELARKIGIPLLPGSDRCVDVKSAIEIANKIGYPVVIKASAGGGGRGIRVVRDEKELREKLPLAIEEAKVSFGDGRVYIEKYLINPKHIEVQILADKYGNVVALGERECSIQRRNQKLIEEAPSSSISDMQRKEIEEASIEFCKAIDYEGAGTVEFLMDQDGKFYFMEMNGRIQVEHPVTEMITGVDIVKWQIKIAKGEKLSIKNLEKKGYAIEFRINAEDPYTFMPSPGKIEELYLPGGFGVRVDTHIYCGYTVPPYYDSLIAKLIVWGEDRKSAIKRAKRALEEFLVSGRGLKTNIEFHKRVVSTREFVEGRHHIKFIEEMMV from the coding sequence ATGATCAAAAGAGTTCTGATAGCCAATAGAGGAGAGATAGCAGTAAGGGTTATAAGGACATGCAGAGAGCTTGGACTAAAAACGGTTGCGATTTACTCAGAAGCGGATAGAGAGTCTATGCATGTAAAATTAGCAGACCAAAGTATATGCATAGGACCTGCGGAAGCAGTTAAGAGTTATTTGGACATCCCACGCATCATGTCAGCCATAGAAGTGTCCGGTGCGGATGCCGTGCATCCGGGATACGGTTTCTTGGCGGAAAATCCCAAGTTTGCAGAGATAGTAAAGGCAAGTAAGAAAATATTCATAGGTCCGTCCGCACAAACCCTTGAGCTTATAGGCGACAAGATAAGAGCTAAAGAGCTGGCAAGAAAAATAGGCATACCATTACTGCCAGGGAGCGATAGGTGTGTTGATGTGAAGTCCGCAATAGAGATAGCAAACAAAATAGGTTATCCTGTGGTGATCAAAGCTTCTGCAGGGGGTGGTGGCAGAGGTATAAGAGTGGTCAGGGATGAGAAAGAGCTAAGAGAAAAGCTACCCTTAGCCATTGAAGAGGCAAAGGTATCCTTTGGTGATGGAAGGGTTTACATAGAAAAGTATCTGATAAATCCAAAACACATAGAGGTACAGATTCTGGCAGATAAATATGGAAATGTGGTGGCACTCGGAGAAAGGGAGTGTTCCATACAAAGGAGAAACCAAAAGCTCATAGAAGAAGCTCCGAGCAGTTCTATAAGCGACATGCAACGCAAAGAGATAGAAGAAGCCAGCATTGAATTCTGCAAAGCTATAGATTATGAAGGTGCAGGGACGGTAGAGTTTCTTATGGATCAGGATGGAAAGTTCTACTTTATGGAAATGAACGGAAGGATACAGGTAGAGCATCCTGTGACGGAGATGATAACGGGCGTAGACATAGTAAAGTGGCAGATAAAGATAGCCAAAGGCGAAAAGCTCAGCATAAAAAACTTAGAGAAAAAAGGCTATGCCATAGAGTTTAGGATAAACGCAGAAGACCCATATACTTTCATGCCATCACCCGGTAAGATAGAGGAGCTCTACCTACCAGGTGGATTTGGTGTGAGAGTAGATACACACATCTACTGCGGATACACTGTACCACCCTATTATGATTCTCTGATTGCCAAACTCATAGTATGGGGAGAAGACAGAAAGAGCGCTATAAAGAGAGCAAAAAGAGCATTAGAGGAGTTTTTAGTCTCGGGTAGAGGATTAAAAACTAACATAGAGTTCCACAAAAGGGTTGTATCCACCAGAGAGTTTGTAGAGGGTAGGCATCACATAAAGTTCATAGAGGAGATGATGGTGTGA
- the murI gene encoding glutamate racemase: MRLGIFDSGVGGLTVLKAIRSAFPEVDLIYLGDTARVPYGGKSKETIVRYSVECAHFLARFEIDLLVVACNTASSYALEVLKEELGIPVFGVIKPGVRKALEVSQNKVIGVIGTRSTIESGVYQESLKSAGSVVYAKACPLFVPLVEEGLIEGEIVDKVIDFYLRELKSTEIDTLILGCTHYPLLSPAIKKYMGEVHVVDSASALTEEIAPMVKNEGNASLSLFFTDHSPSLKNLIELILGEGQKPQLVPMLCSL, encoded by the coding sequence GTGAGATTGGGCATCTTTGATTCGGGTGTAGGTGGTCTTACTGTCCTGAAAGCCATAAGGTCTGCCTTTCCAGAAGTTGATCTGATATATCTGGGGGATACCGCAAGAGTACCGTACGGTGGAAAGTCTAAGGAAACCATAGTGCGTTATAGTGTGGAGTGTGCACACTTTCTTGCGCGTTTTGAAATTGACCTTCTGGTAGTCGCATGCAACACTGCGAGCTCTTATGCCCTTGAAGTTCTCAAAGAGGAGCTTGGCATACCCGTATTTGGAGTCATAAAACCCGGCGTAAGGAAAGCTCTGGAAGTTTCACAAAATAAAGTCATAGGTGTTATAGGTACAAGAAGCACTATAGAAAGTGGTGTTTATCAGGAAAGTCTTAAAAGTGCAGGAAGTGTAGTTTACGCAAAGGCTTGTCCCCTTTTTGTCCCCTTGGTAGAAGAAGGGCTTATAGAAGGCGAGATAGTAGATAAGGTGATTGATTTTTACTTAAGAGAACTTAAATCCACGGAAATAGATACTCTCATATTGGGTTGTACTCACTATCCGCTACTATCACCAGCCATAAAAAAGTACATGGGAGAAGTACATGTAGTAGATTCTGCGAGCGCCCTTACTGAAGAGATAGCACCTATGGTTAAAAATGAAGGAAACGCAAGCCTAAGCCTTTTTTTCACGGATCACTCTCCCAGCTTAAAAAACCTGATAGAATTAATACTCGGTGAAGGACAAAAGCCTCAGCTCGTTCCCATGCTTTGTAGTCTTTAA